One window of the Leishmania infantum JPCM5 genome chromosome 28 genome contains the following:
- a CDS encoding putative zinc transporter — protein sequence MAQPTLAMLRQLVGDLVRAAVAVKAREPLEFQSAFASATKTMAYSQGCADIHSDTNGDGTRHRLSYAESGHDHGHSHGSGSDGDHGHSHGSGSDGGHGHSHGCASVEGDYMLGLHIAAIFIILAASVVGTLIPIVGKRVPALRLHAYVYAVGKAAATGVVLAVAMIHMINHASVVFGADCVPESFREMYEGWAFLFAMIAAIVMHAIDGTVGWIAERWTARAAGKVPPTDPCHGLLRNECFAVRKDGLAERPDEDVLKDMYGGAEDGQGGVSVPQMDAAKCVGHQHGVAVPEDMPPLQRVVAALCMELGVTLHSVFVGLALAVSNGADLRALIIALVFHQLFEGLAMGARLADASFKISLELALMLVFSLSAPIGIAAGTGTVMASRDALSGTTYALVSAILDSICGGIMLYIAFNLLFVDFSHDLHVHCGAKSKCGVAKRIGMYAGLWIGAAVMAIIGKWL from the coding sequence ATGGCGCAACCCACCCTCGCGATGCTCCGCCAGCTGGTCGGCGATcttgtgcgcgctgccgttgcggtgAAGGCGCGCGAACCCCTCGAATTCCAGTCGGCCTTTGCTTCCGCAACGAAGACGATGGCCTACTCGCAGGGCTGTGCGGACATTCACTCCGACACGAACGGTGACGGTACGAGACACCGCCTCTCGTACGCTGAGTCTGGGCATGACCACGGCcacagccacggcagcggctccgaCGGCGACCACGGCcacagccacggcagcggctccgaCGGCGGTCACGGCCACAGCCACGGCTGCGCCTCTGTGGAAGGCGACTACATGCTGGGATTGCACATTGCTGCGATCTTCATCATTCTCGCTGCATCGGTTGTGGGCACGCTGATCCCGATCGTGGGCAagcgtgtgcctgcgctgCGTCTCCACGCGTATGTGTACGCTGTGGGCAAGGCCGCTGCGACGGGTGTGGTGCTTGCTGTTGCGATGATTCACATGATTAACCACGCTTCTGTTGTGTTTGGGGCTGACTGCGTCCCTGAGAGCTTCCGCGAGATGTACGAGGGCTGGGCGTTTCTGTTTGCGATGATTGCCGCTATCGTGATGCACGCAATTGACGGGACGGTCGGGTGGATTGCGGAGCGGTGgaccgcgcgcgccgctggtAAGGTGCCGCCCACGGATCCGTGCCACGGCTTGCTGCGCAACGAGTGCTTTGCGGTGCGCAAGGACGGGCTTGCGGAGAGGCCCGACGAGGATGTGCTGAAGGACATGTACGGCGGTGCGGAGGATGGACAGGGCGGTGTCTCTGTGCCTCAGATGGACGCCGCGAAGTGTGTGGGACACCAGCACGGCGTAGCTGTGCCGGAGGacatgccgccgctgcagcgcgtcgtggcagcgctgtgcATGGAGCTCGGCGTGACGCTGCACAGCGTGTTTGTGGGGCTTGCGCTTGCCGTGTCCAACGGCGCGGACCTGCGCGCGCTGATCATTGCGCTTGTGTTCCACCAGCTGTTTGAGGGCCTTGCGATGGGCGCGCGTCTTGCGGACGCGTCGTTCAAGATATCACTGGAGCTTGCGCTGATGCTTGtgttctcgctctctgcgccGATCGGGATTGCGGCAGGCACCGGCACTGTGATGGCGTCGCGCGACGCGCTGTCGGGGACGACGTACGCGTTGGTGAGTGCGATCCTGGACTCGATCTGCGGCGGGATCATGCTGTACATTGCCTTCAATCTGCTGTTCGTGGACTTCTCGCACGACCTGCACGTGCACTGCGGCGCGAAGAGCAAGTGCGGCGTGGCCAAGCGGATTGGGATGTACGCCGGGCTGTGGATCGGTGCGGCCGTGATGGCGATCATCGGGAAGTGGCTGTAG
- a CDS encoding putative X-pro, dipeptidyl-peptidase,serine peptidase,Clan SC, family S15: MRRVCTDLPHPTQFVEHVYITLKDNIRLAARLFMPKDASSEHRYPAILEYIPYRKRNGTRIRDEPMHGFFAGHGYVAVRVDMRGAGESDGLLLDEYLKQEQDDALEVIDWISKQPWCTGDVGMMGKSWGGFNSLQVAARRPPALRAIIVLGFTHNRFTDDIHWKGGCLLNDNFWWGCVMQGFQSCPPDGDIVGDRWKEMWLERLDKMPLNAADWAEHQRYDAYWQHGSIQEDYSSIQVPVLLVDGWADSYTNALFHLLEGLKVPCKAICGPWAHVYPQDGTPLPRMNFLRAAKDWWDYWMKGMTTNDVASWPVLQVYIEDSLPPCTTKQMAPGKWVAMDKWVNAEVPTVVYGLGAGRLLTEIGKDGATTATGTVMVHTPLNHGLISGEWMGVGTIGENAGDQRIDNGLAVTYTSAPLTAAMDILGQPTFSVTLTCDRPKGFLFAQLCDIAPDGAATRITYGIKNLVHCGPEGDRAIALVQPGQAVQVTVTMDFCGYCIPAGHSVSLSLANNYWPMVWCSPADTTLLLDAATAVFRVPVLHPSAIIVPGPNSIPEVAPSTPMTVMAPSHVERSVSYEIVLDTWTCVTNVVGGVFGEGIPRLDDIDTTVEHSLRRELTLSNRDPLSAHYTINQKFKVSRPHCVTDVNITSTQHCDADYLYIQSNIKAAHNDEGVFEKSFCRRVRREAI; encoded by the coding sequence ATGCGCCGCGTCTGCACGGATCTTCCGCACCCGACGCAGTTCGTGGAACACGTCTACATCACCCTCAAAGATAACATCCGCCTTGCCGCACGACTCTTTATGCCGAAAGATGCATCGTCGGAGCACCGCTATCCGGCCATTCTGGAGTACATCCCGTACCGCAAGCGCAACGGCACCCGCATCCGTGATGAGCCTATGCACGGCTTCTTTGCCGGCCACGGCTACGTCGCAGTGCGCGTTGATatgcgcggcgccggtgagtCGGATGGCCTGCTGCTCGACGAATACCTCAAGCAGGAGCAGGACGATGCGCTCGAGGTGATTGATTGGATCAGCAAGCAGCCGTGGTGCACCGGCGACGTTGGCATGATGGGCAAGTCGTGGGGTGGTTTCAACTCGCTGCAGGTGGCCGCTCGCCGTCCTCCCGCGCTGCGCGCCATCATTGTTCTCGGCTTCACACACAACCGCTTCACCGACGACATCCACTGGAAGGGAGGGTGCCTGCTGAACGACAACTTCTGGTGGGGATGCGTCATGCAGGGCTTCCAGTCATGTCCGCCCGACGGCGACATTGTCGGCGATCGCTGGAAGGAGATGTGGCTGGAGCGGCTGGACAAGATGCCTCTGAACGCCGCTGACTGGGCTGAGCACCAGCGGTACGACGCTTACTGGCAGCACGGGTCGATCCAGGAGGACTACAGCTCCATCCAGGTGCCGGTGCTCCTCGTCGATGGCTGGGCGGACTCGTACACGAACGCCCTCTTTCACCTGCTGGAGGGGCTGAAGGTGCCGTGCAAAGCCATTTGTGGCCCGTGGGCACACGTGTACCCGCAGGACggcacgccgctgcctcggaTGAACTTCCTGCGCGCGGCCAAGGACTGGTGGGACTACTGGATGAAGGGCATGACGACCAACGACGTGGCGAGCTGGCCGGTGCTCCAGGTCTACATAGAAgactcgctgccgccgtgcacaaCCAAGCAGATGGCGCCTGGCAAGTGGGTGGCGATGGACAAGTGGGTGAACGCTGAGGTGCCGACCGTCGTGTATGGCCTCGGGGCGGGCCGGCTCCTGACAGAGATAGGCAAGGacggcgccaccactgccaccgGCACGGTAATGGTGCACACGCCGCTGAACCATGGGCTCATCTCAGGTGAGTGGATGGGTGTGGGTACGATAGGTGAGAATGCCGGTGACCAGCGCATCGACAACGGCTTGGCCGTCACCTATACCTCAGCCCCGCTTACAGCTGCTATGGATATCCTCGGCCAGCCAACTTTCTCTGTGACACTGACCTGCGATCGGCCGAAGGGATTCCTGTTCGCCCAGCTGTGCGACATTGCGCCAGACGGGGCGGCCACGCGCATCACGTACGGCATTAAGAACCTGGTTCACTGTGGCCCCGAGGGCGACAGGGCCATTGCCTTGGTGCAGCCCgggcaggcggtgcaggtGACGGTGACGATGGACTTCTGTGGCTACTGCATCCCGGCCGGCCACAGCGTTTCCCTTTCACTCGCGAACAACTACTGGCCCATGGTTTGGTGCTCTCCGGCGgacacgacgctgctgctggacgccgCAACGGCTGTCTTCCGGGTCCCGGTGCTTCACCCGAGCGCCATCATTGTCCCTGGCCCGAATTCAATTCCGGAGGTGGCGCCCTCGACTCCCATGACGGTGATGGCGCCCAGCCACGTGGAGCGCTCCGTCTCATACGAGATCGTGCTGGACACCTGGACATGCGTCACGAACGTTGTTGGCGGCGTGTTTGGCGAGGGCATTCCCCGCTTAGACGACATTGACACAACGGTGGAACACAGTCTGCGCCGTGAGCTGACACTCAGCAACCGCGACCCGCTCTCGGCGCACTACACCATTAACCAGAAGTTCAAGGTCAGCCGCCCGCACTGCGTCACGGACGTAAATATTACGAGTACACAGCACTGCGATGCTGACTATCTCTACATTCAGTCCAATATAAAGGCTGCACACAACGACGAGGGTGTCTTTGAGAAGAGCTTCTGCCGTCGCGTGCGTCGGGAGGCCATCTAA
- a CDS encoding elongation factor G2-like protein: MLFYAGVTKRVGDVDSGTTTTDFMKEEADRGITIQSAAVSLRWRDHGINLIDTPGHVDFTVEVERTMRIVDGVVALFDASAGVQAQSYTVLQQSRRFNAPLIAFLNKMDKYNADFAMSVNSIRTKLQVEPLLLQIPLHAEDGSFAGVVDVVEQVTCRFDGEHGLEVQRTDLSTVGATPSSTGDGDRVADRELTHVTRPMRKARRDLIAQLTAVDDALSEAFIAELDATDGDEAEAERRLSTEALRSAVRRSVVHPPRDRPPLVPVLCGASRRDQGVQPLLDAVTYYLPSPCDRQLTGFTKDGIPVPLPPASAAPTVPTVALAFKVMHMMHPGKGQRLPLVFLRVYSGRIIPRMRLENNSRQKSEVIEKLYVMHANHPVEVPNLEAGQIGAAFLTHTYTGDTLFSQPSHHLLQAKQHVRRGDVKEEVHTLEGISAPPAVISFSIEAATRNQVELLKSALAELSREDPSLRVTESEQGTVVVSGMGELHLEIVMSRLANEYQVKCRLLRAIIEYRETIRVTQSVERHTCLLNDLPYAECSLELRPLLENGERCSTKDKCRFRIDSAFEEEFLSGGRQQQQQGGGLSSWSRLSDVRNAKEELRLIAASFQSAVDACMRLGPLAGLPMHGVEVVLTYFRKTAGSQLQERSLTHVARSVLLSLLKATRKDDLALLEPMMEVEVHLSEFTYIGKVVSSLNEHHALTVDVQEDGRSVTAVVAMRNTLRYTMELRKVVKGHANMFVKLHDYRVVEEKAVLTRILKNLGIVD, translated from the coding sequence ATGCTCTTCTACGCCGGCGTCACGaagcgcgtcggcgacgtagacagcggcacgacgacgacggacttcatgaaggaggaggcggaccGCGGCATCACGATTCAGTCCGCCGCAGTCTCCCTGCGGTGGCGGGATCACGGCATCAACCTGATCGACACCCCAGGCCACGTTGACTTTACTGTTGAGGTGGAGCGGACGATGCGGATTGTAGACGGTGTCGTGGCTCTGTTCGACGCGTCTGCCGGTGTGCAGGCGCAGAGCTACACGGTACTGCAGCAGAGCCGCAGGTTTAATGCGCCGCTAATCGCCTTTCTGAACAAGATGGACAAGTATAACGCCGACTTCGCCATGTCGGTAAACTCGATACGCACCAAGCTGCAGGtagagccgctgctgctgcagatccCGCTCCACGCCGAGGACGGCAGCTTCGCTGGCGTGGTCGACGTCGTAGAGCAGGTGACGTGTCGCTTCGACGGCGAGCACGGCCTCGAGGTGCAGCGAACAGACCTCAGCACTGTCGGTGCCACGCCGTCTTCGACGGGCGACGGTGACAGAGTTGCGGATCGTGAACTGACGCACGTGACTCGCCCCATGCGCAAAGCGCGCCGCGACCTCATCGCTCAGCTCACCGCTGTCGACGATGCGCTCTCGGAGGCATTCATAGCGGAGTTGGACGCCAccgacggcgatgaggccgaggcggagcggcgccTCTCCACTGAGGCGCTGCGCTCCGCCGTGCGTCGGTCCGTGGTGCACCCGCCACGCGATAGACCGCCGCTCGTCCCGGTTCTGTGCGGCGCCTCTCGTCGTGATCAAggcgtgcagccgctgctcgacGCCGTGACGTACTACCTGCCTTCTCCATGTGACCGGCAGCTGACCGGGTTCACGAAGGATGGGATACCAGTACCTCTTCCACCTGCCTCGGCCgcgccgacggtgccgacGGTGGCCCTCGCCTTCAAGGTAATGCACATGATGCACCCAGGCAAGGGGCAGCGCCTCCCGCTCGTGTTCTTGCGTGTGTACAGCGGCAGGATCATcccgcgcatgcgcctcgAGAACAACAGTCGGCAGAAGTCAGAGGTTATCGAGAAGCTCTATGTGATGCACGCAAACCACCCGGTGGAGGTGCCGAACTTAGAGGCTGGCCAGATCGGCGCGGCCTTCttgacacacacatacaccgGCGACACCCTGTTCAGTCAGCCCTCGCACCACCTTCTGCAGGCAAAGCAGCATGTGAGGCGTGGCGACGTtaaggaggaggtgcacacACTAGAGGGCATCAGCGCCCCACCAGCTGTCATCTCCTTCTCCATCGAGGCTGCCACACGCAACCAGGTGGAGCTGCTCAAGAGCGCCCTGGCCGAGCTCTCCAGGGAGGATCCGAGCCTGCGTGTCACGGAGAGCGAGCAGGgaacggtggtggtgagtgGGATGGGGGAGCTACACCTGGAAATTGTCATGTCGCGACTCGCGAACGAGTACCAGGTGAAGTGCCGGCTTCTGCGCGCCATCATCGAGTATCGGGAGACGATTCGAGTGACCCAGTCGGTGGAGAGGCACACCTGCTTATTGAACGACCTACCCTACGCCGAGTGCTCGCTcgagctgcggccgctgctggagaacggagagcggtgcagcaccaAGGATAAGTGCCGTTTCCGCATTGACAGCGCCTTTGAAGAGGAGTTTCTCAGCGGTGGGagacagcaacagcagcagggcgGTGGCCTCTCCAGTTGGTCGCGTTTAAGTGACGTGCGCAACGCCAAAGAGGAGCTGCGCCTCATTGCAGCGTCCTTCCAGTCCGCCGTTGATGCGTGCATGCGGTTGGGTCCTCTAGCGGGGTTGCCGATGCACggtgtggaggtggtgctgacGTACTTCCGCAAGACGGCCGGCTCACAGCTCCAGGAGAGGTCGCTGACCCACGTTGCCCGCTCAGTGCTGCTGAGTTTGCTCAAGGCGACCCGCAAGGACGacctggcgctgctggagccgatgatggaggtggaggtgcacCTTTCCGAGTTCACTTACATCGGCAAAGTTGTCAGCTCCCTCAACGAGCATCATGCGCTGACCGTTGACGTGCAGGAGGATGGCCGGTCCGTGACAGCTGTCGTGGCCATGCGCAACACCCTTCGCTACACAATGGAGCTGCGAAAAGTCGTGAAGGGGCATGCAAATATGTTTGTGAAGTTGCACGACTACCGCGttgtggaggagaaggctgTGCTGACGCGCATCCTGAAGAACCTCGGCATCGTAGACTAG
- a CDS encoding putative ribose 5-phosphate isomerase, which produces MPKRVALGCDHAAYATHQEIMDMVNASGAASKVMYMGPSSDTSVDYPDYAAQVCEAILKGEADTGILVCGTGIGMSIAANKFRGIRAALCYDHVTAQLSRQHNNAHILCIGVRTSGMEVIRDIIETFLTTEPLAEGRHGNRVDKITVIEEEQMKDEQRWCFSGCGGLKEEGK; this is translated from the coding sequence ATGCCGAAGCGTGTTGCTCTGGGCTGCGACCATGCCGCGTACGCCACACATCAGGAGATCATGGACATGGTCAacgccagcggtgccgcgtcgAAGGTGATGTACATGGGCCCCTCCTCCGACACATCCGTCGACTACCCCGACTACGCCGCGCAGGTGTGTGAGGCCATCTTGAAGGGCGAGGCGGACACGGGTATCCTTGTCTGCGGCACCGGTATCGGCATGTCGATCGCGGCCAACAAGTTCAGAGGCATTCGTGCGGCTCTTTGCTACGACCATgtgacggcgcagctgagcCGCCAGCACAACAACGCCCACATCTTGTGCATTGGGGTGCGCACCAGTGGAATGGAGGTTATCCGCGACATCATCGAGACCTTCCTCACGACAGAGCCGTTGGCGGAAGGGCGCCACGGCAACCGCGTCGACAAGATCACGGTGAttgaggaggagcagatgAAGGACGAACAGCGATGGTGCTTCAGCGGTTGTGGAGGTCTTAAGGAGGAAGGAAAGTGA